The Nitrospira lenta DNA window TCAGCTACAGCACCAACCACCAAAGTATCCCCGCTAAGCGCGATTGAAGAACCAAAGTGATCATTTCCCTCTGTATTGGAAGCCTTAAGATAAGCCTGCTGCAACCAGCCTCCAGCCTCTCTCGTAAACACGTAAACAGCTCCACTAAGTGGCGCCGAATTATCTGTTTGATTCCCGTTGATACCAGTCGCTGAACTCCCTTCGAGAACTGCTGCCACAGCAAGGGTGTCACCGCTTACAGCAACCTTGTATCCAAATCTATCCGCCACACCAGTATTCGACGCTTTGAGATATCCCTCTTGCACGAGCTGGGCAACAACTTGCTGGGGAGTCTGACGATCAGGGCCTGGGCAAGCACCAACGCTAAGTCCGGCAAGGATAATGAAAATGGTTTTTAGCAGCCGGGAGACGCTAGGAATATTGACCTGCGGACTACCGTGATCAGCTTTCATCATTCCTCCAACACACTTTTTGCATTGCTTACTATTCTCAGTATACGAAATAGATTTCACTTCAGCACGCATTACTTGCCACGCAAGCACCGTACTCTATCCAGCTGGCTAAGCTTCCTAGAAAGCTCCCTTCATCTATCAGGCTATGACATGCCGAATCACAAAACTGTACGGCCGCCCGTTTGACACCCCCTAGGCCATTTGTTACTCTCCGAAAAAATCACAGCCGGTCTCGACAACCCTCTTTTTATCTCCATGAACATTAAGGACTATCTCGAACAAAAGCGGATTGCAGTCGATCGCTTCTTGGATGACGTGAGCCCCCCGGCCTCGACGCCGCCGACGACGTTGCACGAGAGCATGCGCTACAGCCTCATGGCGGGAGGCAAGCGAGTGCGGCCGATCCTGACGATTGCCACAGCAGAAGCCTTAGGAACGACCCCTCCGGGATTGATGGCCGTCGCCTGCTCCCTAGAGTTCATCCATACCTATTCGCTCATTCATGACGACTTGCCCTCGATGGACAACGACGATTTCCGCCGCGGGAAGCCGACGAACCACAAGGTCTACGGCGAAGCCATGGCAATCCTGGCCGGCGACGCCTTGCTGACCATGGCCTTCGATCTCTGCAGCCGGCCTGATCTGATGAAGGGCTGCGATCCGGTGCGACAAGTCCGTTTGATTCAAGAGCTGGCCTACGGGTCCGGCAACGCGGGTATGGTCGGCGGCCAAGTCTTCGACATTCAGGCGGAAAATAAAGACATCGATCTGCCAACGCTGCAAAACATTCACAAGCACAAGACCGGCATGTTGATGCGCGCAGCTGTGCGGATGGGTGCAATCGCCGCCGGAGCGACCGATCGGCAGCTCGACGACATGACGGGTTACGCCGAGGATATCGGCCTGGCCTTCCAAATCGCCGACGATGTTTTGAACGTGACCGGGACGCGCGAAGAACTTGGCAAGAATCCCAACACGGACGCCGAGCGCGGCAAGAAAACCTATCCAACATTCTACGGTGTGGACGGGGCCAAGAAGCTGGCCGACGACTGCGTCACACGCGCGATCAGCCGTTTGTCGTCATTCGGTCCGTCGGCCGATCCGCTCCGCGAGATCGCGCGCTACATTACGTCCCGAAAAAACTGAGAACTGATAGCCTATGGCTGATGGCACAGACATCGGGCCCGCATTCTTTGCTATTAGCACTCCGCAACCAGTTCCCTCGGCATCATGAAAGCTCTCGTCACAGGCGCAACCGGGTTCGTCGGCGCGGCGGTAGTCCGCGCCTTGATCAAGGCGGGCGTCGAGGTCCGCGTGCTGGCCCGCCGCGACAGCGACTTCTCCAACCTGCAACAGTTTAAGATCGACGGCGCCTACGGCGACCTACGTGACAAGGAGTCTCTGCGCAAAGCCCTCACTGGCTGCCAACAGCTGTACCACGTCGCCGCGCACTATGCCCTCTGGGCCCGCAATCCGGCCATCTTCTATGATGTGAATGTGACCGGCACGAAAAATCTGCTGGAAGCCGCGCGGGATGTCGGGACCGAGCGCATCGTCTACTGTAGCACCATCGGAGCAATCGGGTTACCACCAGATGGCGGCCTCGGCACCGAAGAAACACCGGTATCGCTCGAACAAATGGCCGGCCACTACAAGCGGTCAAAGTATCTGGCCGAGCAGGAAGTCCTGAAGCTGGCGAAACAGGGGCTGCCAGTGGTGATCGTCAATCCCAGCGCGCCCGTCGGCGAAGGTGATGTAAAACCGACCCCCACCGGGCAGATGATTGTCGAGTTTATGAAAGGCCGCATGCCGGCCTATATTGAAACGGGCATGAACATCGTCGATGTCGACGATGTGGCCGCCGGCCATCTCCTGGCCATGCAAAAAGGCCGCATCGGCGAACGCTATATCCTCGGCACGAAGAATCTGATGTTGCGGGACATCTTTGAAATCTTGAGCCGGCTCACCGGCGTCACAATGCCGTCAGTGAAGCTCCCGCGGGAACTTATCTTGCCCCTCGCCTATTTAAACTTGGCCTTTTCCTGGGTGACCGGTATTCCTCCGCGCATTCCACTGGAAGGAGTGAAGATGGCCAAGTACAAGATGCACTACGATTGCAGCAAAGCCATCCGCGAACTCGGCATCCCGCAAACACCGCCGGATGTCGCGCTCGAAAAAGCAGTGCGTTGGTTCCGCGACCACAAGTACGCTTGAGGCCCCGCCACCGTGGAGTACATCACCCTCTTTTTCAAAACCATCCTCTTCCGCCCCTACGTCTTCGTCTTTCTGGCGGCCTTTCTTTTTACCGCAATTCAATTGATCGGCTGGCCGCGCACCTGGCGCTTCTGGTTGATCAGTTGGGCCACGGCCTTCGTCTGCGAATACTCCTCGACGCGCAACGGCATCCCCTTCGGTTGGTATCACTACAACGGCTCAACGATCGGACAGGAACTATACTTTTCCAACATCCCGTTTATGGATTCGATCTCGTTCAGCTTTCTGCTCTACGCCGCCTATTGCGTGGCGCTCTGCCTGTTGCTGCCGATTGATCGCACCGAGACCTCCCCCCTTCCGCTCAGATCGCTCCGCTTCGATCTGACGGCGCGCACGAACTGGCGCCTGTGGCTCCTGACGGCCGGCCTGTTCGCCTTCATTGATATGGTCATCGATCCGGTTGCACTCCGCGGTGATCGCTGGTTCCTCGGCAAGATCTACTATTACCCCGACCCCGGCTGGCATTTCGGCATTCCCTTCGCCAACTATGTCGGATGGGCCGTCGTCGGGCTGATTTCTCTCGCCATCTACTTTCCGCTCGACCGCCGACTCCCCGTGCTGCAGGCCCGCCCTTCAGACGACACGACGCTCAAAATCCTACTGGGCGTCGGCCTCTACTACGGAGTCTTGCTCTTCAACCTCGCCATGACCTTCTGGATCGGCGAATCCTTCATGGCTCTGAGCGGCCTCCTCATGCATGTGCCGGTGCTCGTGCTGCTCGCCTCTCGCGTATACGTGGCGACACAGCGCCCTCTCGCGTTGTAGCAATTGGCAATTCTTCCACAATCTTTGTATAGTGATTTACGCGTATGAAAGCCAAATTCATCGGGACAGTCGTTATCCTGATTGTGGGCGCACTGGCGTTACTAGGCTGGTTCGGCTATCAATCCTTCACGACCGGATTCAGCGCCAAAGCCGAACCGAATGCCCTTGAAGTGTTGATGGCCCGGCAGGTCCGCTACCTGGCGATCCCTCTTGAGCAGCGCAACAAGCCGAATCCTGTGCCGGTCACCCCGGACGTGCTGCAAGATGGCTTGGCGCATTTTGCCGATCACTGTGCCACCTGCCACGCGAACGACGGCAGCGGCCAAACCCCCATCGGCAAGAATGTGTATCCCAAGGCGCCGGATATGCGCGAGGCACCGACCCAAACGATGTCGGATGGCGAACTCTTCTGGGTGATCCACAACGGCATTCGTTTTACCGCGATGCCGGCCTGGGGCGAAGGCGACCCGGAGCAGGATTTAGACAGCTGGAAGCTCGTGCACTTCATTCGTCATCTGCCCAAACTCACGCCCCAGGAGTTGGAAACCATGAAGTCGCTGAATCCGAAGTCCAAACATGCGGCGGACGAGGAAGCGGCGTTCGATCAATTCCTGCAGGGCGATGACTCGGTTGCCGCACCCGCAGAATCCGGTCATCATCATTAATATCTTCGATAAGGAGCTGATGCCTACCATGATTCAACACCTCGTATTGGCCTTCGCGCTCGTGTTCGCCTCCTCCGCCGCCTGGGCTCATGGCTCGGGCCAGCATGTGCTGGGCACCGTCACCGTGATCGACGGCACCCATATCGAAGTCAAGACTCCCAAGGGGAAAGTGGTCTCGGTAACGCTGACCACGCAAACCAAGTTCAAGGCCAAGGGCAATCCGTCGTCAACCGAGCCGCCGTCTGTCGGTGACCGCGTGGTGATCGAAGCGACGAAGGATAAAAAGGCATTGACGGCCACCGAGGTGCATTACTCCGCGGCAAAGAAGGCCGCCGCCGCACCGCAAGCGCCTGCGGTGCCATAGAGGGTCCGTCCAACATGGAGAGAGTACAGATATCTCGATTCGCTCAGGCGTCGCCGTTCCACGGAGGCCTCCGGCCCGTGCTCACACGGGTCTTCACAACCGGCATTGCGGTCTTTCTTGCCGTGGCCATCGTGCCCGGCATCGAAGCCTCAACCCTGACGGCCGGTGCGGCCGCCGTCCTGGTGCTGACATTTCTGAATCTTATCCTGCGACCGATCCTCTTGGTTCTCACCCTTCCGCTGATCGTCCTGTCGTTGGGGCTGTTCCTCGTAGTGGTGAATGCCCTGCTGCTGGAATTCACCGCTTATCTCGTGAAAGATTTTACCGTCGCAGGCTTCTGGCCCGCCGTCGGCGGCGCGCTGGTCATCAGCATCGTCACCAGCATTCTGAACATAGGGCGACTCGAACCGCCGCCGGTTGAGCAGGTCATCGTCGAACGCCGGGCTCCGAAGATTATCAATCCGGAGTAAAGTATCTACACGCGTGTCATTGCATCACCCCTCCATCGTTGCTAGAATGCGATCCCTTAATCGAGAACGCTACCCATGACCATGCCCGCGACGCAATCGAAACAAAACGCTGAAACACATTTGCAACGGACGTTGAACACCGCTCTGAATGAGCTGGGAACGGATTCGGCGCTCGCCGCCATTTTCCACCAGGAACAGGGGCCGCTCATCAGTCACGCCACCCGCGGCTTTACCCCGCGCGACGTACAAGCCATCTTGCGAACGCTTTCGACCCAAGCAGCGGCGATCCAGGGCTCACCGCAGGATCAGGATGCCGGCCGCACCGTCCGACTGCGCCTCATTACGCCGGGGGCCAAATCGCTCCTCGGCATGCCGCTCCGCCATCGCCAGCGCACCTACGGCTTTTTGGTCATCGCCCGAAAAGAAAACGCCACCTTCGCGAAGAAGGAAAAAGGCCTGATGGAACAGGCCGGCGACGACATCACGAAAGCGCTGGAGCGCGACGGCCTGTTCGACATGAACGTGGTGCTCAGCCGCCCCTATGTGTCGCGCGAGCCGGCACCGGCCGCCCCGGCGGTCTCGGAAATGTTTACCGCACCGACCGCGCAATTCACGCCTGAATTGGAAGAAAAAATCGTCAAGGTATTGGAAGAAGCGAGCCAGTACACGACCTATGACCGCGCCTGGGCCTGTTATTACGACCCCCTCGCGGGCAGCATGGAAGTCCTTGGTGTCGCCGGCGATCAAAAGAGCGAAAAGGACAGCAAGAAAGACATGCGGGCCGGACATCGGCTCACGCTCGACAGTTCGGCATCCGGCTGGGCTGTCCGGCACCGGAAGCCGCGCGTCGACCATGACCTGGCTTCGACCCAAGGGCGCTTCCTCGATCATAAACACCTCTACAAAGAGCGGTTTGTCTCCTCTCTCGTGGTTCCGTTCTTTGTCCGCGGACAAGTCGGCGGCACGCTGACGCTCGGATCGAAAGAAGCCGGACGCTACCAAGCCACCGACGCCCGCACATTGGAACCGATCATTCTGAAGCTGGCTGACCTCCTCCAAGCGCCGCCCGCATCGGTGGCAGCCCCAGCAGCCCAACCAGAAACCGGATCCGACAACGCCGCGGTCCCCGCGGCAGCGCCGACAATCCTGGAACCGGTCATCCGCAAGCAGGAACGGCAAGCCGCCATCGGAGAATTCAGCGCCTTCCTCGCCACGGAAATCCGTGAGCCGATCGGCGCCATCCGCTCCCAACTGGAAGAAGTGACGGCCGAGGGCATTCTTGATTTCGACCCGCAAACCCGCGTCGAAAACGCCATGCGCGATTTGATCCGAGTCGAAGCCATCCTGAACGAAATTCTCGATTTTGCGAAACCCCTCGAACTGAACCGGCGCCTGTGCCGCATTCCCGAAGTGCTCGAGAGCGCGCTGGTCGTGGTAGGCACCGACTTAGAAGTGACTCGAATTCAGGTCACGAAAGACTATGCAACGCAAATTGCCCCGGTGCGCGGCGATGAAGCGAAGCTCCAGCAGGTCTTCCTGAGTATCTTCAAAAACGCCGGAGAAGCCATGACTCCCGGCGGCCATCTGCACATTCAGGTCACACAACATCGCGCCGGCCGCGGCATTGAAGTGCAGATCCTGATTAAGAACGACGGGGCCCCCATTCCGGCTGAAATTCTCGACAAGGTCTTCGAGCCGTTCTTTACGACGAAGCGCTCCGGGACTGGCCTGGGGCTCGCGACCGTCAAAAAAATCATCGAAGAGCATGGCGGATCGATTGCTATCGCCAGCGCCCCCGGCGAAGGGACGACGCTGACGATTCGCCTCCCAGGGGTCAGCCGAGGCCCGGCCTTCCGCCACCGCGGGCGTGGACGACGACCACCGGCTCGCCGCCCTACGGCCTAGCCTCTTATGCACACATCGACGCTCCTCATCGACGGATGGTCTCTGCGCTATCCAGAAGGGATTCGTTCACTATTATGGATGGGGCATACCTAGACACGAACCGCGGCCTCGCTTTCTCGCTTGACAGGGGTACCCCCCCCTCGCTATGATCTCGGCCACTTGATTAGGCCTAAAAAATTCGCTGTTTTTAAACGTATTTTTCCCAGTCACCATTTTCAAAGGAGTAGGGTATGAAGCTCGTACTCGGCACTATTGCGACGTTGTCCGGTGTGCTTTTCACGTTGTCGTTGGCCTCGGCCAACCCCGCACTGCTCCCCAAGCATGAAGGCTATCCGATGAAGAACAGCGGAAGCCCCGTCACTGGCCAGCCTACCGCCAATGACCCAGGCCAGTCTGATGCGCGTGGTGAGGCTACGCTGCTGAAGTCCGCCAGTTCCATCAAGCACAGCGAGCAGAGCTTGACCAAGACTGACAATGCCAGAATCACCGAGGGACAGGGCGCTGGCCGTCTCCCAAACGTGCAGGGACCGCAGATTAAGATTGCACCGCCAGTGACCTCAGCCACCAAGATCGGCGCTGATCGGAAGATCGAGTAGTCGACGGTTTAAGCGGATCGTGGAGCGGGGCCGTCGTATGACTACGGCGGCCCCGTTTTATTTTGTCCCTATCGCTACCTGCGTGCACAAGTTCTTCGCCCCTTTGATCGCTACTCCTTGCTCCGCTTCAACCGCGTATTTACAGCTTGCTGCAATCGAAATCGCCAGGGCTTCTTAGCCCACGCGCCGGCATAGTCCACACCGATTCTCGGAAGCGCGGCAACCTGCCCGCGCAAGATCCGGTCTCCTCGATCCTCAAACCAGAGAGACTCCTGTGTCGTCAAATCCATCCGGTTCAGGCTCCGGTCAATCTGCAACGCGCGGCAGAGCCGTCCGGGACCATCGATCAACACTCCATCAACTTCAATCGCCCGAATCAACACCGCAGCGGGAAACTCCTCCCGCTCCGTCACAACATTCAAGCAGTGATACATCCCGTAGATCAGATAGACGTACGCATTCCCCGGTGGCCCAAAGAGCACCTCAGTCCGCTTCGTTCGTCCCTTCGACGCATGACAAGCCTTATCCTGCGGCCCGACATAGGCCTCGACTTCAATAATCCGTCCGGCAATTTCACGACCATCGAGTACGCGCACCAAATACTTACCGATCAGCGAACGCGCGACCTGAACGGTGCCTCGGGAGAAGTAGTGCTGGGGGAGAACGTTGCTCATATGAAGCCGCTTGCAAATACTCTCACACTGCCACCTCAAAATGACATCCAGCAGGGCCGCAGGAAGCTCGACGACCAAGACGTACGATTTCGATACGTTGCAGGGAGACGAGCGCCCGATAACGCAGCTGGGAGTTATTTTCAGGTGCCATTTAAAAGTACCAGGCTAGGCCGCCCATGAAAGTCCGCGGATTCCCCGGCACAAAATGTATGTCGGTGACCGGAGCAGACTCATTGCGCAGCTGGGAAGCGAACGCGAATGTCGCTTGCTCCCATTTTGTATTAAACAGATTTTGGATAAATAGGAACGCCTCCATTCGTCCATGAGGCAGCTTGATCGGCAGCTGATAGCGCTCCGATAGATCGACATCGATCCAGGCTGGCGACTTGATGCTGCGATCTTCGATCAGCGGCCGGACGCCGAGATAGGTCGCCTGCAACTGAGAGGTGAGCCCCTCGGGCCATTTCAAGAGGAGCGCTCCGTATGCCGTC harbors:
- a CDS encoding polyprenyl synthetase family protein, with protein sequence MNIKDYLEQKRIAVDRFLDDVSPPASTPPTTLHESMRYSLMAGGKRVRPILTIATAEALGTTPPGLMAVACSLEFIHTYSLIHDDLPSMDNDDFRRGKPTNHKVYGEAMAILAGDALLTMAFDLCSRPDLMKGCDPVRQVRLIQELAYGSGNAGMVGGQVFDIQAENKDIDLPTLQNIHKHKTGMLMRAAVRMGAIAAGATDRQLDDMTGYAEDIGLAFQIADDVLNVTGTREELGKNPNTDAERGKKTYPTFYGVDGAKKLADDCVTRAISRLSSFGPSADPLREIARYITSRKN
- the hpnA gene encoding hopanoid-associated sugar epimerase gives rise to the protein MKALVTGATGFVGAAVVRALIKAGVEVRVLARRDSDFSNLQQFKIDGAYGDLRDKESLRKALTGCQQLYHVAAHYALWARNPAIFYDVNVTGTKNLLEAARDVGTERIVYCSTIGAIGLPPDGGLGTEETPVSLEQMAGHYKRSKYLAEQEVLKLAKQGLPVVIVNPSAPVGEGDVKPTPTGQMIVEFMKGRMPAYIETGMNIVDVDDVAAGHLLAMQKGRIGERYILGTKNLMLRDIFEILSRLTGVTMPSVKLPRELILPLAYLNLAFSWVTGIPPRIPLEGVKMAKYKMHYDCSKAIRELGIPQTPPDVALEKAVRWFRDHKYA
- a CDS encoding carotenoid biosynthesis protein, giving the protein MEYITLFFKTILFRPYVFVFLAAFLFTAIQLIGWPRTWRFWLISWATAFVCEYSSTRNGIPFGWYHYNGSTIGQELYFSNIPFMDSISFSFLLYAAYCVALCLLLPIDRTETSPLPLRSLRFDLTARTNWRLWLLTAGLFAFIDMVIDPVALRGDRWFLGKIYYYPDPGWHFGIPFANYVGWAVVGLISLAIYFPLDRRLPVLQARPSDDTTLKILLGVGLYYGVLLFNLAMTFWIGESFMALSGLLMHVPVLVLLASRVYVATQRPLAL
- a CDS encoding c-type cytochrome, with the translated sequence MKAKFIGTVVILIVGALALLGWFGYQSFTTGFSAKAEPNALEVLMARQVRYLAIPLEQRNKPNPVPVTPDVLQDGLAHFADHCATCHANDGSGQTPIGKNVYPKAPDMREAPTQTMSDGELFWVIHNGIRFTAMPAWGEGDPEQDLDSWKLVHFIRHLPKLTPQELETMKSLNPKSKHAADEEAAFDQFLQGDDSVAAPAESGHHH
- a CDS encoding DUF5666 domain-containing protein, which gives rise to MPTMIQHLVLAFALVFASSAAWAHGSGQHVLGTVTVIDGTHIEVKTPKGKVVSVTLTTQTKFKAKGNPSSTEPPSVGDRVVIEATKDKKALTATEVHYSAAKKAAAAPQAPAVP
- a CDS encoding phage holin family protein; translated protein: MLTRVFTTGIAVFLAVAIVPGIEASTLTAGAAAVLVLTFLNLILRPILLVLTLPLIVLSLGLFLVVVNALLLEFTAYLVKDFTVAGFWPAVGGALVISIVTSILNIGRLEPPPVEQVIVERRAPKIINPE
- a CDS encoding ATP-binding protein, with the translated sequence MTMPATQSKQNAETHLQRTLNTALNELGTDSALAAIFHQEQGPLISHATRGFTPRDVQAILRTLSTQAAAIQGSPQDQDAGRTVRLRLITPGAKSLLGMPLRHRQRTYGFLVIARKENATFAKKEKGLMEQAGDDITKALERDGLFDMNVVLSRPYVSREPAPAAPAVSEMFTAPTAQFTPELEEKIVKVLEEASQYTTYDRAWACYYDPLAGSMEVLGVAGDQKSEKDSKKDMRAGHRLTLDSSASGWAVRHRKPRVDHDLASTQGRFLDHKHLYKERFVSSLVVPFFVRGQVGGTLTLGSKEAGRYQATDARTLEPIILKLADLLQAPPASVAAPAAQPETGSDNAAVPAAAPTILEPVIRKQERQAAIGEFSAFLATEIREPIGAIRSQLEEVTAEGILDFDPQTRVENAMRDLIRVEAILNEILDFAKPLELNRRLCRIPEVLESALVVVGTDLEVTRIQVTKDYATQIAPVRGDEAKLQQVFLSIFKNAGEAMTPGGHLHIQVTQHRAGRGIEVQILIKNDGAPIPAEILDKVFEPFFTTKRSGTGLGLATVKKIIEEHGGSIAIASAPGEGTTLTIRLPGVSRGPAFRHRGRGRRPPARRPTA
- a CDS encoding DNA-3-methyladenine glycosylase, encoding MSNVLPQHYFSRGTVQVARSLIGKYLVRVLDGREIAGRIIEVEAYVGPQDKACHASKGRTKRTEVLFGPPGNAYVYLIYGMYHCLNVVTEREEFPAAVLIRAIEVDGVLIDGPGRLCRALQIDRSLNRMDLTTQESLWFEDRGDRILRGQVAALPRIGVDYAGAWAKKPWRFRLQQAVNTRLKRSKE